The genomic segment TATCTATTAAACAACCTCGCTAAAAAATAGTTGGCGCCTTTACTGAGTAAAAAACGTTTTTTTGTATACGGGCCCTGCAAGCCGCTAGGTCGTGACTTCAGAAATTTTATTTCGTAGTGTCAGGATAGCAACAACCAAAAAGGTCCGGCAGCCTTTACAGCTGCCGGACCTTTTTGGTCTTGTAGGGAACATCATGCTAAACAAGCTTTTCGATACTCTGTTCCGCGTACCCAGCGCTGGCAGTCATGCCCTTCCCCCCGATACCCGTACGGATGTGTATACGTGGGCTGATATCAATCTCCAGCATATGGTCTTTATGCTGGGAATAAAACCCAGCCCAGGAAGAAGCAATCCAGTCTTTTTTTAGTGGGACAATGCTATTAGCTTCTGCGATCATCAACTCATTGATATGGCTGCTCACCGCAAACCCCAGTTCATCAAGGCAGTTTGCCGCTGCATATTCATGCGAGTCCCCAATAATGATACTGCCGTCGGCAGCTTGTTTGAATAAAATATGAATACCATATTTGCGCAGTTCCTGATAATATTCAGGTATAGGAATGCTCTGGAATGAAGGACAATATTCCTCAAAGCTTTCATAACGGCGGATGGTCAGTCCCGTCAGAATATTGCCGGGGAGATAAAGCTGTGACAATGGCTTGGTTCGCATCATCTGCAGTTTACTGATTTCTAAACCACTATCATTAAATAGCTCACGATACAGAATCTTAAACTCGTACCCGTTACAAATAAGAACTTTCGTTGCCTCGAAAACTTCAAGACCGCTTGTTGTTATACTGGCCTTGTCATTCCCCTCCTCACAGGTGATCACGGTCGTATCGTATTTCAACACATATTTTTCAAACTTGGTGCGCATAAAAACATGCAGCTTTTGAATCATAACTTCAGGCTCTATGCTGAGCTCCTGGTCAAAGACAATGGCTTCTTTGACATAATTAGGATTCAAATCTGGATACTTGGACAAGATCTGGTCTTTGGAGTACAGCTCATGTACATAGCCTTTTGTATGATAATGTGCTGCTAATTCGTGGATAACCTGCACCTCGTCCATATCGGATGCAATATAAATGCTACCATTGTTTCGGACAGATATATCCATTTCCTTTTGGATAGACTGATAGATATCTAATCCCCGCACACCATAGTCAAACCACTCTCCGGCCATACCGGACGGTACGACCTGACCAAAATTACGTACTGTGGAACCTACTGGAAAATTATCCTTTTCCAGTTGAAGCACGCGCAATCCTTTCTTCAATGCATGGTACGCATGGAAAGTTCCTAAGATCCCCCCTCCGACCACAATTAGATCATATGTATCTGTTCCCATTTTTTTAATATATTTTCATTTTACTATTTGTACTGTAGTCGTGGATGCCTGCCAAGCTTTGGCCCCCTCCCCCTCTTTTTCATCTTTTATCCGTTCTTTCTTTCGGACAAAATATATAAAAGAAAAGATACTTAAGATAGCGCCGATAGCCGAAGCCACGTAAACCAAATGAATAAAATATTCTCCCCAACTGACGGAAGTTGGTAAAAATTCTTTGTTCATGAGGACTAGGAAGCTTCCAAGATAACCCACGGCGTCGGCCATATACATCACAAATCCAATATTGCTTTTCATCTGATAGGTTGCTATCATCCGCTCAAAGAATATCGCATTGTAGGGAATATAAGCCATATATAACCCCAGACCAATCAGGAGCATCCAACTAAGTCCCCCAATACACTGATTCGTAAATAAGTAAGTAGATACACCGGTAATTAGAAAGCCAGCAATAATCATATAATGAATCAGCTTAAATGCTTTCAGATTATCCTTAATAACAATTAACCCACCTATCAAAACTAACACGGCCAAAGCGATGACCCCGTCCACCTTTGCAAAGATGCCCACACCTTTAAGATGCAGCATCTGCCACATCTCAATCTCAAAATTATCCCTGACATCCCGCAAAATTGTCAACATGGTATAAATTATGACTGTCAATGCAATACCCGGCATAAACATACTAAAGAAACTTCTGCGCATTGCCGCATCCATTGCCACTCTTTCGGTCCGCAGGAATTTGTCCTGAGAAGTGGGTCCCGGTGCATTTTCCAGCACCCAGACACACAATAGGAAGGGAAGGAAAAACAACATTCCTGTAAAAAAGGGCATCCAGAATTCATTGACACCCACAGTGACCATGAGCAATCGTCCCACTGATTTAATCAGGCCGGAAGCGAATACCAAGCTCACAGACATCACAGCACCCATGATCTCGGTAAACCGTCGCCCTTCCAAATAGCTAAAAACCAAACCCCAGACCATTCCCAGTGGAAATCCATTGATAAAAAGAAAAGCGACATTCCAGGGCCTGGGAAAAAGAGCAAAAGCCAGAAGGGCGCTCCACGAAACACAGATTAAAGTGACTAAATAACGGCCCCTATGGCTGTGTTTGCTCTCCGAAATAAATCGAATACCATAAAATTTAGAGAACAGATAACCGAACATCTGTATAATAACCATAATCACTTTATAGTCTATCCCGAGAACAGACTGATTGGAAAAGCTCGTAGCGGTAAACGATTTCCGGAATGAATACATACTCGTATAACATAAAAATGCTGCTATTGCCAGAAGTATGGCTACAGAACGCTCATCTAATTTGCTTATACGCATTTTTAATTGTTGATTAAACCTCATGATCCTGCTATTTAACAGGCTTTTCGCCCGCAATCAAAAGTAAATCATGAGAATTAATACAGAACTAAACTTTTGTTAAGTATTTATAAACAAATATAAGAAATATGTTTTTGTATATAGAACGGTACGTAAACATCAATGCAGCTGATGGGCTAACAGACCGTATTTACGCAGGTCATAAATAGCTGGGTCAGCGTTTGTTGTCGAAAAAATAAACGATAAGCATTAAAGCGTTGTCTTTACCGGTATTCCTTGGAGTATGGGGAAGCCGCCCATTAAAGAATATGGAGTCGCCTTCTTCAAGACGGACTTGCTGATCCTGAAATATATATTCAACCTGGCCTTTAATAATATATTTATATTCGTAGGCTTCTGTTTCCACTACCGGCCGTTGCGAATTAGGAAGTAGTTCCAAAAGGACGATATCTATGTTCGAACTATCTATTGCTGAACTAAAAATACGCTTATAAAGAAATCCGTCAGCAGATTCCTTTTCAAAAGGAATATAACTCTCTTTTTTTCGGACAGTGACCGGGCCGGAGTCTAAATCCGAATTAAAGTCCTTAAAAAATTCGTTCAAGTCGACATTCAGTGCACGGACGATGTTGATCAATACCAATAACGAGGGTATCGTCCGATTATTTTCGATCTGCGATATCAACCCCTTGCTTACCCCCGCTCTATCGGCAACCTCCTGTATGGTGATGCCTTTAACCTTGCGGATTTCCTTTATTTTATAGCTGATCTTAAATAATGTATTATCTTCCATAATCAATATCAAATGTAAATATTATTTTCTTGAGCGCTGTATTAAGTTTTTTGTGTCGATGTCTTTATTGATCTAGTTCAATGGATTTACCGGCGGTCATCCGTAATTTTACATCAGATAAAAAAAATTAAAAGTTATGGACAATTCAATTTTAGGATTGCATCATATTACGGCCATCGCCGATAATGCAAAAAGAAATCTTGACTTCTACACCAAAGTCTTGGGTCTCCGTTTGGTAAAAAGGACTGTCAATTTTGATGACCCTGGAACGTACCATTTTTATTTCGGAAACGAAAAAGGTGAGCCTGGTACGATATTGACGTTCTTTCCTTGGGAGGGAATTGGGCGAGGTGTACAAGGGACTGGTATGGCGACACATATAGGTTATGCGGTGCCTCCGGGCAGTCTGCCGTTCTGGAAAGACCGTCTCGATACACACCGTGTGGCTTTTGTTGAAAATGAAATCTTCGGGGAGAAACTGATCGAATTTAAGGATCCGGATGGTTTGCAGTTGCAATTTATTGAGCCCAACATCGAAGACGACAGAAAGGCCTGGACCACAACTGATATTACGAGCCAGCAGGCGTTAAAAGGCTTCCACAATGTCACGTTATCGCTGAAACGTGCTGACCCTACCTTAAAGGTCCTGACAGACATTTTAGGCTATTCAGTAAGGGAACACGAAAATGAAAGATACCGGCTGAAGACCGATAG from the Sphingobacterium thalpophilum genome contains:
- a CDS encoding TIGR03364 family FAD-dependent oxidoreductase, which produces MGTDTYDLIVVGGGILGTFHAYHALKKGLRVLQLEKDNFPVGSTVRNFGQVVPSGMAGEWFDYGVRGLDIYQSIQKEMDISVRNNGSIYIASDMDEVQVIHELAAHYHTKGYVHELYSKDQILSKYPDLNPNYVKEAIVFDQELSIEPEVMIQKLHVFMRTKFEKYVLKYDTTVITCEEGNDKASITTSGLEVFEATKVLICNGYEFKILYRELFNDSGLEISKLQMMRTKPLSQLYLPGNILTGLTIRRYESFEEYCPSFQSIPIPEYYQELRKYGIHILFKQAADGSIIIGDSHEYAAANCLDELGFAVSSHINELMIAEANSIVPLKKDWIASSWAGFYSQHKDHMLEIDISPRIHIRTGIGGKGMTASAGYAEQSIEKLV
- a CDS encoding DUF5690 family protein codes for the protein MRISKLDERSVAILLAIAAFLCYTSMYSFRKSFTATSFSNQSVLGIDYKVIMVIIQMFGYLFSKFYGIRFISESKHSHRGRYLVTLICVSWSALLAFALFPRPWNVAFLFINGFPLGMVWGLVFSYLEGRRFTEIMGAVMSVSLVFASGLIKSVGRLLMVTVGVNEFWMPFFTGMLFFLPFLLCVWVLENAPGPTSQDKFLRTERVAMDAAMRRSFFSMFMPGIALTVIIYTMLTILRDVRDNFEIEMWQMLHLKGVGIFAKVDGVIALAVLVLIGGLIVIKDNLKAFKLIHYMIIAGFLITGVSTYLFTNQCIGGLSWMLLIGLGLYMAYIPYNAIFFERMIATYQMKSNIGFVMYMADAVGYLGSFLVLMNKEFLPTSVSWGEYFIHLVYVASAIGAILSIFSFIYFVRKKERIKDEKEGEGAKAWQASTTTVQIVK
- a CDS encoding helix-turn-helix domain-containing protein, with protein sequence MEDNTLFKISYKIKEIRKVKGITIQEVADRAGVSKGLISQIENNRTIPSLLVLINIVRALNVDLNEFFKDFNSDLDSGPVTVRKKESYIPFEKESADGFLYKRIFSSAIDSSNIDIVLLELLPNSQRPVVETEAYEYKYIIKGQVEYIFQDQQVRLEEGDSIFFNGRLPHTPRNTGKDNALMLIVYFFDNKR
- a CDS encoding ring-cleaving dioxygenase, with the protein product MDNSILGLHHITAIADNAKRNLDFYTKVLGLRLVKRTVNFDDPGTYHFYFGNEKGEPGTILTFFPWEGIGRGVQGTGMATHIGYAVPPGSLPFWKDRLDTHRVAFVENEIFGEKLIEFKDPDGLQLQFIEPNIEDDRKAWTTTDITSQQALKGFHNVTLSLKRADPTLKVLTDILGYSVREHENERYRLKTDSITTAHTVDIVENPDLSYGRNAGGTNHHVAFRVKDDDILMEYREKVLSAGLDITPKINRDYFFSLYFREPGGVLFELATDNPGFTVDEPLESLGTALKLPKQYESYRAQIEESLPNID